The following proteins are encoded in a genomic region of Mycolicibacterium confluentis:
- the eccCb gene encoding type VII secretion protein EccCb, with translation MVDRTDDERIVVIVAPPVLPREVSGRWTRLLPSVGLLIGVAVMIALGATGGFGQHGATSLMFPVMMIGSTLASLAFASGTSRRGGLDRERDDYLEHLHRVGDELTARAEAQRAHALRRHPDVEELWAAVGSGTMWQGGPVRIGIGHGAPDHMPVRGEPRQGGEVPDPLGESALVDLLSRHTVLDGMPVVVDVLAHRATAVAGPPPQARAFLRNMLCRSVLAHGPDALSVTAVITAMTEAQWDWIKWLPHVDQATVYGSLTAAVAARRAGAHLLIVVDQPGVAMQSLPPDVSVLTVGPCDGADTTVQLGADGAWWDPVGVPEPDLMSLAHALAFARTLAPHGGAPVRRGTEWPDLMDSRPEGNTLCVPLGVAGCGEPVSLDIREAAAGGMGPHGLCIGATGSGKSELLKTIALGMVTAHPSETLNLILVDFKGGAAFLGLERSPHVSAVITNLADESYLVDRMQDALTGEITRRQRLLREAGNLAGVADYARARAGGAALPPLPSLMVIVDEFAELLTHHPEFIDVFGAIGRLGRSLGIHLLLASQRLDEGRLRGLESHLSYRICLKTLSAAESRAVLGVADAYELPQSPGNGFLKVGAAEPIRFTASYVSGPTRAPQHSVAEICGRPVLFTVAVAEEAPPPPVRRSVPSVLDAALDRIAGQGVPAHQVWLTPLQRSPALDAVLAQVPAADLRVPIGMVDRVFDQRRVPLTVDLSGSAGNVVVIGAPQSGKSCTLRTLAMALAATHSPRRIQMYCLDFGGGGLGPLRALPHVGALAGRRDTELAARTVAELSALVRRREVLFARVGADSMAEYQRLRPQGPDDDPYGDVLLIVDGWASLRQDNEALDASITALAAEGLSVGVHVVIGATRWADLRPALRDQIGTRIELRLADPLDSEIDRRAARGVPVGRPGRGLADDGMPLTVALPRLDGQGSPTGLAEATHRAGEQLVASHPGLRAPAIRVLPTLVELADLDDHAAEHTVILGIDETQLSSAVLDFDQQPHLVILGDPGSGKTSVLRTVVRQLPETADVVVVDPRRTLDPPRTVRHATTGARVAAALGDLLPDLHQRIGAGGVPRRVFLVVDDYDLVAAGDPFSVLLPVLPHARDIGLHMVIARRSAGAGRALYEPVLAAVRDGDAAGLQLSTGADEGAGLAAGRARLLPPGRGVLVTRSGGQQIIQTAWSRA, from the coding sequence GTGGTGGACCGCACAGACGACGAGCGCATCGTGGTGATCGTCGCGCCGCCCGTACTTCCGCGGGAGGTGTCCGGGCGGTGGACTCGGCTGCTGCCGTCGGTCGGTCTGCTGATCGGTGTCGCGGTGATGATCGCGCTCGGTGCCACCGGCGGGTTCGGTCAGCACGGTGCGACGTCGTTGATGTTCCCCGTGATGATGATCGGCTCGACGCTGGCCTCCCTGGCCTTCGCCTCGGGGACGTCCCGCCGGGGCGGCCTGGACCGCGAGCGCGACGATTACCTCGAGCACCTGCACCGGGTGGGTGATGAGCTGACCGCGCGCGCCGAGGCGCAGCGGGCCCACGCGCTGCGTCGACACCCGGACGTCGAAGAGCTCTGGGCCGCAGTCGGATCCGGGACGATGTGGCAGGGCGGCCCGGTGCGCATCGGTATCGGCCATGGCGCGCCGGACCACATGCCCGTACGCGGTGAGCCGCGTCAGGGCGGCGAGGTGCCCGATCCGCTCGGCGAATCCGCACTGGTGGATCTCCTGTCCCGGCACACGGTGCTCGACGGCATGCCTGTCGTCGTCGACGTGCTGGCCCACCGGGCGACGGCGGTCGCGGGCCCACCGCCGCAGGCCCGCGCGTTCCTGCGCAACATGCTCTGCCGATCGGTTCTGGCGCACGGACCGGATGCCCTCTCGGTGACCGCAGTGATCACGGCGATGACGGAGGCACAGTGGGATTGGATCAAGTGGTTGCCGCACGTAGATCAGGCGACGGTGTACGGCAGCCTCACCGCCGCTGTGGCCGCCCGCCGGGCGGGCGCACACCTCCTGATCGTGGTCGACCAGCCTGGCGTCGCCATGCAGAGCCTGCCGCCAGATGTGTCCGTGCTGACCGTCGGCCCCTGCGACGGCGCCGACACCACGGTCCAGTTGGGCGCGGACGGGGCGTGGTGGGACCCCGTCGGGGTGCCCGAACCGGATCTGATGTCCCTGGCGCATGCCCTGGCCTTCGCGCGCACGCTGGCCCCGCACGGGGGTGCACCTGTGCGCCGCGGCACCGAATGGCCGGACCTAATGGACAGCCGGCCCGAGGGCAACACGCTGTGCGTTCCCCTGGGCGTCGCCGGCTGCGGTGAACCGGTGTCCCTCGACATTCGGGAGGCGGCCGCGGGCGGCATGGGCCCGCACGGTCTGTGCATCGGTGCGACGGGCTCGGGCAAGTCGGAGTTGTTGAAGACCATCGCCCTCGGGATGGTCACCGCACACCCCTCGGAGACCCTCAACCTGATTCTCGTCGACTTCAAAGGGGGCGCGGCGTTCCTCGGCCTGGAGCGGTCCCCGCACGTCAGCGCCGTCATCACCAATCTTGCGGACGAGTCGTATCTGGTTGATCGGATGCAGGACGCGTTGACCGGGGAGATCACTCGCCGCCAGCGCCTGCTGCGCGAAGCCGGCAATCTCGCGGGTGTCGCCGACTACGCCCGGGCCCGGGCCGGCGGTGCTGCGCTGCCACCTCTTCCGTCCCTGATGGTGATCGTCGACGAGTTCGCGGAACTCCTGACCCACCACCCGGAGTTCATCGACGTGTTCGGCGCGATCGGCCGCCTCGGTCGCTCGCTGGGCATCCACCTGCTGCTGGCCAGCCAGCGCCTCGACGAGGGCAGACTGCGCGGCCTGGAATCCCATCTGTCCTATCGCATCTGCCTCAAGACGTTGTCAGCCGCGGAATCCCGGGCCGTGCTCGGTGTGGCCGACGCCTACGAACTGCCGCAGTCGCCGGGCAACGGGTTCCTCAAGGTCGGTGCCGCCGAACCGATCCGGTTCACGGCCTCCTACGTCTCCGGCCCGACGCGCGCGCCCCAACATTCGGTCGCTGAGATCTGCGGTAGGCCAGTTCTCTTCACCGTCGCGGTCGCAGAAGAGGCACCCCCGCCGCCGGTGCGTCGCAGCGTCCCGTCGGTCCTCGACGCGGCGTTGGACCGCATCGCGGGGCAGGGAGTACCAGCGCATCAGGTCTGGTTGACCCCACTGCAGCGATCACCGGCCCTGGACGCCGTGCTCGCACAGGTGCCGGCGGCCGATCTGCGGGTCCCGATCGGCATGGTGGACCGCGTCTTCGACCAGCGCCGGGTGCCGCTCACGGTGGATCTGTCCGGGTCGGCGGGCAACGTCGTTGTGATCGGTGCGCCGCAGTCCGGCAAGAGCTGCACCCTGCGAACTCTGGCCATGGCGCTGGCCGCCACGCATTCACCACGCCGAATTCAGATGTACTGCCTGGACTTCGGCGGTGGCGGGCTGGGTCCGCTGCGGGCGCTTCCTCATGTGGGAGCACTCGCGGGTCGGCGGGACACCGAACTGGCGGCGCGCACCGTGGCGGAACTGAGTGCGTTGGTGCGGAGGCGGGAGGTGTTGTTCGCCCGAGTGGGTGCCGATTCGATGGCCGAGTACCAGCGGCTTCGGCCGCAGGGCCCAGACGACGATCCCTACGGTGACGTCCTCCTGATCGTGGACGGGTGGGCGTCCCTTCGGCAGGACAACGAGGCGTTGGACGCATCGATCACCGCGCTTGCGGCCGAGGGGCTTTCGGTCGGGGTGCATGTCGTGATCGGCGCGACCAGGTGGGCCGACCTGCGGCCCGCACTGCGCGATCAGATCGGTACCCGCATCGAGCTGCGGTTGGCGGATCCTCTCGACTCGGAGATCGATCGACGGGCCGCCCGTGGTGTCCCCGTCGGCCGCCCCGGCCGCGGACTTGCCGACGACGGTATGCCTCTCACGGTGGCGCTGCCCAGGCTCGACGGACAGGGGTCGCCGACCGGACTGGCCGAGGCCACCCACCGTGCCGGGGAGCAGTTGGTGGCCTCTCATCCCGGTCTGCGCGCGCCTGCGATCAGGGTGTTGCCCACACTGGTGGAACTCGCGGATCTCGACGACCACGCCGCCGAACACACCGTCATCCTCGGCATCGACGAGACCCAATTATCCAGCGCCGTTCTCGATTTCGACCAGCAGCCACACCTGGTGATCCTCGGCGACCCCGGCTCGGGCAAGACCTCGGTGTTGCGCACCGTGGTACGGCAATTGCCCGAGACGGCGGACGTGGTCGTGGTCGATCCGCGACGCACCCTGGACCCGCCGCGGACCGTCAGGCACGCCACCACCGGCGCGCGGGTGGCCGCGGCACTTGGCGACCTGCTTCCCGACCTGCACCAGCGCATCGGCGCGGGAGGCGTCCCGCGCCGGGTGTTCCTCGTGGTCGACGACTACGACCTCGTCGCGGCGGGGGATCCGTTCTCGGTGCTGCTTCCCGTGTTGCCGCACGCACGCGACATCGGCCTGCACATGGTGATCGCGCGGCGCAGTGCCGGTGCGGGTCGCGCCCTGTACGAACCGGTGCTGGCCGCCGTGCGTGACGGGGACGCGGCGGGACTGCAGTTGAGCACCGGCGCCGACGAGGGCGCAGGGCTGGCGGCGGGACGAGCACGGCTGCTGCCGCCCGGACGAGGTGTTCTGGTCACGCGCTCCGGTGGACAGCAGATCATCCAAACAGCCTGGAGCCGAGCATGA
- a CDS encoding EsaB/YukD family protein has protein sequence MSSSPNDARLVAIRCGDNMFDVALPGDVPLSEMMPALCELGAVPAAQATHVSTPSGPLDSSRTLAELAVADGTLLLLGTTTPAPRRRPATDAAETVAQWATSPQAPHLVAPAVLAAVLVFGAVAAAAALPHAAGAPRLLLVAAAVMAVALLGARWRPDSAQVAMPAAIAAGVLTVALLPATILGAHLTTATVAAGAAAAMVMATAGRIAPLVARAPDDAAALLRAHRHVVSGAAGATAVSALSTVLCATGWSHVVFGVLVASVLLARTYRCAAAPAGGLPRALTACENALLVAVPPAAVWACGGYGAVSGAL, from the coding sequence ATGTCCTCATCCCCCAATGACGCTCGTCTCGTGGCGATTCGGTGCGGCGACAACATGTTCGACGTCGCGCTGCCTGGCGACGTGCCGCTGTCCGAGATGATGCCCGCGCTCTGCGAGTTGGGCGCCGTGCCCGCCGCCCAGGCCACCCACGTGAGCACCCCGTCGGGTCCGCTGGACTCGTCGCGGACACTGGCCGAACTCGCGGTCGCCGACGGCACGCTGCTTCTGCTCGGCACAACGACTCCCGCACCCCGACGGCGTCCCGCGACCGACGCCGCCGAAACGGTCGCGCAGTGGGCGACGAGCCCGCAGGCCCCGCATCTCGTGGCGCCCGCCGTACTGGCCGCGGTGCTCGTGTTCGGCGCGGTGGCCGCGGCCGCGGCGCTCCCGCACGCCGCAGGCGCACCGCGACTCCTGCTGGTGGCCGCGGCGGTCATGGCGGTCGCACTGCTCGGTGCGCGGTGGCGGCCCGACTCCGCGCAGGTGGCGATGCCCGCGGCGATCGCCGCGGGAGTGCTCACGGTGGCGCTGCTGCCCGCGACGATCCTCGGAGCGCACCTCACCACGGCCACCGTCGCGGCGGGCGCCGCAGCGGCAATGGTGATGGCGACGGCGGGCCGCATCGCCCCCCTGGTCGCCCGGGCGCCGGACGACGCCGCTGCCCTGCTGCGCGCGCATCGGCACGTCGTCAGCGGTGCAGCCGGGGCGACGGCGGTGTCGGCACTGAGCACGGTTCTGTGCGCAACGGGGTGGTCGCACGTCGTCTTCGGCGTGCTGGTGGCCTCGGTGCTGCTGGCCCGGACCTACCGGTGCGCGGCCGCTCCAGCGGGCGGACTCCCTCGCGCGCTGACGGCATGCGAGAACGCACTGCTGGTGGCGGTCCCGCCGGCGGCGGTCTGGGCGTGCGGCGGTTACGGCGCTGTGAGCGGCGCGCTGTGA
- the mycP gene encoding type VII secretion-associated serine protease mycosin has protein sequence MRTVAALLTSAVLAVAPSALAPTAHALTPPVVDPSLLPEPARPVPPRPTVQRDACVIGSAVKPAAAQGSPLSALGIDTLWTLTRGEGQRVAVIDTGVAPHHRLGKLEGVGDYVASGDGTQDCDGHGTVVAGLIAAAPDSADGFSGVAPAATVLSVRQSSTRFGPADEPATSGFGDVDTMARAVRVAADSGATVINISVVACAEGDLADRALGAALAYAVDTKDVVVVTAAGNVGGPVRCPRQPEGQAAQWDTATVAVSPAWYDDYVLTVGSVAVDGAPSAFTLAGPWVDVAAPGEALVSLSASGGGLVDALPSAAGDAPISGTSYAAPIVSGLAALIRSRFPELTARQVMQRIETTAHRPARGWDPAVGNGVIDPVAALSSEAPTTLTEQPESLVEVTPAATGDDRARTIAVAGAGACIAVAIAAWGSSAVRRRGRGDVSPH, from the coding sequence ATGCGCACGGTTGCCGCACTGCTCACCTCGGCCGTGCTGGCGGTGGCCCCAAGCGCGCTCGCGCCGACGGCGCATGCGTTGACGCCGCCAGTCGTCGATCCGAGTCTGCTGCCGGAACCCGCTCGCCCTGTGCCGCCGCGACCGACCGTGCAGCGCGACGCCTGCGTCATCGGAAGTGCGGTGAAACCCGCTGCCGCACAGGGCTCTCCGCTGAGCGCGCTGGGTATTGACACACTCTGGACGCTGACCCGGGGCGAGGGGCAGCGCGTCGCCGTGATCGACACCGGCGTGGCACCACACCACCGATTGGGGAAACTCGAGGGTGTCGGCGACTACGTCGCCTCTGGCGACGGCACGCAGGACTGCGATGGGCACGGCACGGTCGTGGCGGGCCTGATCGCGGCCGCACCCGATTCCGCCGACGGGTTCTCCGGTGTGGCGCCCGCGGCGACGGTGCTCAGTGTGCGTCAGTCGAGCACCAGATTCGGCCCGGCTGACGAGCCCGCGACGTCCGGGTTCGGCGACGTCGACACCATGGCCCGCGCCGTCCGCGTCGCTGCTGACAGTGGTGCGACCGTCATCAACATCTCGGTCGTGGCGTGCGCGGAGGGCGACCTCGCGGACCGCGCACTCGGCGCCGCACTCGCCTACGCCGTGGACACCAAGGACGTCGTCGTGGTGACAGCCGCGGGAAATGTCGGTGGCCCCGTCCGCTGCCCCCGGCAACCCGAAGGTCAGGCCGCGCAGTGGGACACCGCCACGGTGGCGGTCAGCCCGGCCTGGTACGACGACTACGTCCTCACGGTCGGGTCCGTCGCCGTCGACGGAGCCCCGTCCGCGTTCACCCTCGCCGGCCCGTGGGTGGATGTCGCCGCGCCCGGTGAGGCTCTGGTGTCACTGAGCGCATCTGGCGGCGGCCTGGTGGACGCGCTGCCGTCGGCCGCCGGAGATGCTCCGATCTCGGGGACCAGTTACGCCGCGCCGATCGTCAGCGGGCTGGCCGCCCTGATCCGGTCGCGGTTCCCCGAACTGACGGCGCGCCAGGTGATGCAGCGCATCGAGACCACCGCGCATCGCCCAGCCCGTGGCTGGGATCCGGCGGTGGGAAACGGCGTCATCGACCCGGTCGCCGCGTTGAGCAGCGAAGCGCCCACGACGCTGACCGAACAGCCGGAATCGCTTGTCGAGGTCACGCCCGCTGCCACCGGCGATGACCGCGCGCGGACCATCGCCGTGGCGGGCGCGGGGGCCTGCATCGCGGTGGCGATCGCGGCGTGGGGATCATCAGCCGTGCGGCGGCGCGGCCGCGGCGACGTCTCGCCGCACTGA
- the eccB gene encoding type VII secretion protein EccB: protein MTLPADGRRYLARRMERALDRGVARGGPDGPRARSFWIGTGAVVATAGLVGSVALSMLRPGTDVGDAQILMDRDDGALYVRIEETLHPVLNLTSARLITRHGGGPRAVRPDALATFERGATLGIPGAPAQVGTSLDGDEATWTVCDGPRTVVLVGAPMPSDSPAGSEAVFVTGPTGTTHLLYAGTRAVVDVADPAVSRALQLDQVEPVPVSATLLNTLPEAPPLVAPHIPGAGNPGPAQLPGLRIGDVVRIERSSGPKYFVVLAGGVQSVSGLAADLIRTAGGARVIPILSPDALTAVPVVGALAVSSYPDRLDRPGEGGEWVCVHWDSGRVTVTTSDALPLPNGRVPARLAQADDAGPALDEVSVPPGRSLYVRPERGPGTGVLVTDTGARFGVDAEAAGLLGLPEHPVPGPWPLVAALPEGPELSRAAASVRRDVAAAAPPHG, encoded by the coding sequence GTGACCCTTCCGGCGGATGGCCGGCGCTACCTGGCGCGGCGCATGGAACGCGCGCTGGACCGCGGCGTCGCCCGCGGTGGGCCCGACGGGCCACGGGCGAGGTCGTTCTGGATCGGCACGGGCGCCGTCGTCGCCACGGCAGGCCTGGTCGGCAGCGTTGCGCTGTCGATGCTGCGTCCCGGTACCGATGTGGGGGATGCCCAGATCCTGATGGACCGCGACGACGGCGCGCTCTACGTGCGTATCGAGGAGACGCTGCATCCCGTTCTCAACCTGACCTCGGCGCGCCTGATCACGCGCCACGGCGGCGGCCCGCGTGCGGTGCGACCCGATGCCCTGGCGACGTTCGAACGCGGTGCGACGCTCGGCATCCCAGGTGCACCGGCACAGGTCGGCACCAGCCTCGACGGCGACGAGGCGACCTGGACCGTGTGTGACGGGCCCCGCACGGTCGTCCTCGTAGGCGCACCGATGCCGTCCGACTCACCCGCCGGCAGCGAGGCGGTGTTCGTCACCGGACCGACCGGGACCACGCACCTGCTGTATGCCGGCACCCGGGCCGTGGTGGACGTCGCCGACCCGGCGGTGTCGCGTGCACTGCAACTTGATCAGGTTGAACCCGTGCCGGTGTCGGCCACCCTGCTGAACACGCTGCCCGAGGCCCCGCCGCTGGTGGCCCCGCACATCCCCGGGGCGGGTAATCCGGGGCCCGCGCAGTTGCCCGGACTGCGCATCGGGGATGTGGTTCGGATCGAAAGGTCCTCGGGACCAAAGTATTTCGTGGTGCTTGCGGGAGGGGTTCAGTCCGTGTCCGGACTCGCCGCCGACCTGATCCGCACCGCGGGTGGAGCCCGTGTGATACCGATCCTGTCTCCCGACGCCCTGACCGCAGTCCCGGTCGTCGGCGCGCTTGCGGTCTCAAGCTATCCAGACCGACTGGACCGGCCTGGCGAAGGAGGCGAATGGGTGTGCGTGCACTGGGACTCCGGACGCGTCACTGTCACCACCTCTGACGCGCTCCCGTTGCCCAACGGGAGGGTTCCGGCCCGGCTTGCGCAGGCCGACGACGCAGGCCCAGCGCTCGACGAGGTGTCCGTCCCGCCCGGCCGAAGCCTGTACGTGCGGCCCGAGCGTGGGCCCGGGACCGGGGTGCTCGTCACCGACACCGGGGCCCGGTTCGGAGTCGACGCCGAAGCCGCGGGCCTGCTGGGCCTACCCGAACACCCCGTGCCGGGCCCGTGGCCGCTGGTCGCTGCGCTGCCCGAAGGGCCCGAGTTGTCCCGCGCGGCGGCGTCAGTGCGGCGAGACGTCGCCGCGGCCGCGCCGCCGCACGGCTGA
- a CDS encoding polyprenyl synthetase family protein — protein sequence MTSTADRTGLISSVETRLREVGRVVRNSMLDAMPDGDPVQWLYGPMREYPARPGKALRPALCMSSGRAFGGSADDLLGVAVAIELLHNAFLVHDDIADGSEMRRGRPTLAAEHGVAAALNAGDGLAVVAGQVLRRATRRLDRDLAELVWGEFDTMALRTLEGQATEAGWQLDEIVDLGPEDYLNLIMHKTCWYTTIHPLRVGAIIATGGQAELSALVRFGFHFGAAFQIRDDLLNLIGDEAMYGKEILGDLYEGKRTLTLVHLMATATGSDRDFVRDYLRLHRAERSEDMVRTIRALMDDYDCINFTSEFAEGILLTAEDYFEEAFADAHAGPDLDFLRSLVPYVWARWR from the coding sequence ATGACCAGTACCGCTGACCGGACCGGCCTGATCTCGAGCGTCGAGACCCGCCTGCGGGAGGTCGGCCGGGTGGTGCGCAACTCGATGCTGGACGCCATGCCAGACGGTGACCCCGTGCAATGGCTGTACGGGCCGATGCGTGAATACCCCGCCCGGCCCGGAAAGGCGCTGCGGCCCGCGCTGTGCATGTCGTCCGGCCGCGCGTTCGGCGGCAGCGCCGATGACCTGCTCGGCGTGGCGGTGGCAATCGAGCTGCTGCACAACGCATTCCTGGTGCACGACGACATCGCGGACGGCAGCGAGATGCGCCGCGGCCGGCCGACCTTGGCTGCCGAGCACGGGGTGGCCGCCGCATTGAACGCGGGCGACGGGTTGGCGGTGGTCGCCGGTCAGGTGCTGCGCCGCGCCACTCGACGGCTGGATCGCGACCTCGCAGAACTGGTGTGGGGTGAGTTCGACACCATGGCGTTACGGACGCTGGAGGGGCAGGCCACCGAAGCCGGCTGGCAGTTGGACGAGATCGTCGATCTCGGTCCCGAGGACTATCTCAACCTGATCATGCACAAGACGTGCTGGTACACCACCATTCATCCCCTGCGGGTCGGCGCGATCATCGCGACGGGAGGGCAGGCCGAGCTCTCGGCGTTGGTGCGGTTCGGGTTCCATTTCGGCGCCGCCTTTCAGATCCGGGACGACCTGCTGAACCTCATCGGTGACGAGGCGATGTACGGCAAGGAGATCCTCGGCGATCTCTACGAGGGCAAACGCACTCTCACGCTGGTGCACCTGATGGCGACGGCGACCGGCTCCGACCGTGACTTCGTCCGCGACTACCTGCGACTGCACCGCGCCGAACGTTCGGAGGACATGGTGCGCACCATTCGCGCGCTCATGGACGACTACGACTGCATCAATTTCACTTCCGAGTTTGCCGAGGGAATCCTGCTCACAGCCGAGGACTACTTCGAGGAGGCGTTCGCCGACGCCCACGCCGGGCCGGACCTGGATTTCCTGCGATCACTGGTGCCCTACGTCTGGGCCCGCTGGCGCTGA
- a CDS encoding FAD-dependent oxidoreductase has protein sequence MTDRRKKVAILGGGMAGLTAAWRLSEPGWQDRFESITVYQRGWRLGGKGASSRGENGRIEEHGLHVWLGSYENAFTLLRECYAELDRATTDPESPIHTWDQALVPANDLGAADFFDDEWQVWLGRFSRTADQPGDPDPDKGPLTVIGFFERTMQLIRDLVESMKTEPDTGLTLSVSPTPPKPAGTLLQTVQRAVLAATIAMLNPRPQHEAGTDLLGQVLDAVRETLDYERRTDHRRTWILISLLTATARGMIVDNLMTDPRGLRAIQDEDFSDWALRHGAHPDTVDFPLVRAMYDMVFGWDKADPDKPAFGAGLGVLFTGVMLFRYRGAIFWKMTAGMGDVVIAPLYQALRERGVAFEFFHRVDSLHLDTPHHAIESVTLGRQVRLAAGVERYEPLTTVGGLPVFPDRPLADQIEPREGLASLESHFGSRDDVETRVLRRGVDFDQIVLAVSLGMLPIIADELIEDRPEWQDMTTKLHTVATQAFQLWLRPDHETLGLRWPGATISGYVTPYDTWASMPQTLWAEQWPDDDKPGTVAYFCGPLHTDWPTSREDAEFAAECERRAQSEILDYLQDHVRLFFPNAVTEDGFAWHMLTGVNGHRGSAALATQHVSVNIDPSDRYVQSVPGTDRYRLRPDESGYDNLVLAGDWTDSGMNAGCIESSVLSGLQAANAVLGRGRHHRIRGFYIP, from the coding sequence GTGACGGACCGCAGAAAGAAGGTCGCCATCCTCGGTGGCGGCATGGCTGGACTGACCGCAGCATGGCGCCTCAGCGAGCCCGGTTGGCAGGACCGCTTCGAGTCGATCACGGTGTATCAGCGCGGCTGGCGTCTCGGCGGGAAGGGGGCCTCAAGTCGCGGCGAGAACGGCCGCATCGAGGAGCACGGCCTGCACGTATGGCTGGGGTCCTACGAGAACGCGTTCACGCTCCTGCGTGAGTGCTATGCCGAACTCGACCGTGCCACAACGGATCCAGAGAGCCCAATCCACACCTGGGACCAGGCCCTGGTTCCCGCCAATGATCTGGGTGCCGCCGACTTCTTCGACGACGAATGGCAGGTGTGGCTGGGCCGGTTCTCGCGCACCGCCGATCAACCGGGCGACCCCGATCCCGACAAAGGACCGTTGACGGTGATCGGGTTCTTCGAGCGGACAATGCAACTCATCCGCGATCTGGTGGAGTCGATGAAGACTGAACCCGACACGGGACTGACGCTGTCGGTGTCCCCGACCCCGCCCAAACCCGCCGGCACACTGCTGCAGACAGTGCAGCGCGCCGTCCTCGCGGCCACCATCGCGATGCTCAACCCACGCCCGCAGCACGAAGCGGGCACCGACCTTCTGGGACAGGTCCTGGACGCGGTTCGCGAGACGCTCGATTACGAACGGCGCACCGACCATCGGCGAACGTGGATCCTGATCTCGCTGCTCACCGCGACCGCGCGCGGGATGATCGTGGACAACCTGATGACTGACCCGCGCGGGTTGCGCGCCATCCAGGACGAGGACTTCAGCGATTGGGCACTGCGCCACGGTGCGCACCCCGACACCGTCGACTTCCCCCTGGTTCGGGCCATGTACGACATGGTGTTCGGTTGGGACAAGGCCGATCCCGACAAGCCCGCGTTCGGCGCCGGACTGGGTGTTCTGTTCACCGGGGTGATGCTGTTCCGCTACAGGGGCGCGATCTTCTGGAAGATGACGGCCGGCATGGGCGACGTCGTCATCGCGCCGCTGTATCAGGCGCTGCGCGAGCGCGGCGTGGCCTTCGAGTTCTTCCACCGTGTCGATTCATTGCACCTCGACACCCCTCACCATGCGATCGAATCGGTGACGCTGGGCAGGCAGGTACGTCTGGCCGCCGGTGTCGAACGCTACGAACCGCTCACCACGGTCGGCGGACTGCCGGTCTTCCCGGATCGCCCGTTGGCCGATCAGATCGAACCCCGCGAGGGCCTTGCGAGCCTTGAATCCCATTTCGGGAGCCGCGACGACGTCGAGACTCGTGTCCTGCGCCGTGGTGTCGACTTCGACCAGATCGTGTTGGCGGTGTCGCTCGGAATGCTGCCGATCATCGCGGACGAACTGATCGAGGACCGCCCCGAGTGGCAGGACATGACGACGAAGCTGCACACGGTCGCCACACAGGCGTTCCAACTGTGGCTACGGCCTGACCACGAGACGCTGGGCCTGCGCTGGCCGGGCGCGACGATCAGCGGATACGTCACGCCCTACGACACGTGGGCCTCGATGCCCCAAACGCTGTGGGCCGAGCAGTGGCCCGACGATGACAAGCCCGGCACGGTCGCCTACTTCTGCGGCCCGTTGCACACCGATTGGCCCACCTCGCGTGAGGACGCTGAGTTCGCCGCCGAGTGTGAGCGCCGCGCGCAGTCCGAGATTCTCGACTACCTGCAGGACCACGTGCGACTGTTCTTTCCCAACGCGGTGACCGAGGACGGTTTCGCGTGGCACATGCTCACCGGAGTGAACGGCCACCGGGGCAGCGCTGCGCTGGCAACGCAGCACGTCAGCGTCAACATCGACCCCTCCGACCGCTATGTGCAGTCGGTACCGGGGACCGACCGCTATCGACTCCGACCAGACGAGAGCGGCTACGACAACCTCGTGCTGGCAGGCGATTGGACTGACTCCGGAATGAACGCCGGTTGCATCGAATCCTCGGTTCTGTCGGGCCTTCAAGCCGCCAACGCGGTACTCGGCCGAGGCCGGCACCACCGCATTCGGGGGTTCTACATTCCTTGA